A portion of the Burkholderia sp. GAS332 genome contains these proteins:
- a CDS encoding methyl-accepting chemotaxis sensory transducer with Pas/Pac sensor yields MEHSAPERQLEMHELSAVSAALNRVQAVIEFDLNGIVLHANDNFLNTLGYTLEDVRGQHHRMFCDPVYADSPAYRQFWEKLRRGEFDQGEYQRLGSGGREVWINASYNPVFDADGKPHKVIKFATDVTAARQQNAEYEGKVRAVDRAQAVIEFDLSGNILVANQNFLDTLGYRLEDIQGKHHRMFCEEAYTATAEYRDFWAKLNRGEFDAGRYKRIAKGGRAVWIQATYNPIFDGGGRLYKVIKFATDVTAQVELEDQVRRRAEEDQRKVAALLQVVNQAAAGDLTGTVDVAGNEPIDQLANGIKRMMDDLRSVIGKVVDSAGGFTASSQDIAGRANTVASGAQLLGATVEEMNASIEELTASINSIADNSRSADNLAKDTQQEAERGAKAVARSIEAMDLINKSSEDISEIIKVIGEIASQTNLLAFNAAIEAARAGEHGLGFSVVADEVRKLAERSSQATKEISKLINESVKRVTQGSEVSKQAGEAFDKIVSGVSRTTQAISEISCGADEQLIAAREVSAAIQQVAEETEKSAGACDTIARASATLMQGAQTLDETVTRFVV; encoded by the coding sequence GTGGAGCATTCGGCGCCCGAGCGGCAACTGGAAATGCACGAACTCAGCGCGGTCAGCGCGGCACTGAACCGCGTTCAGGCGGTCATCGAGTTCGATCTGAACGGTATCGTCCTGCACGCCAACGACAATTTCCTGAATACCTTGGGCTATACACTCGAAGACGTGCGTGGCCAGCATCATCGGATGTTCTGTGACCCCGTCTACGCCGACAGTCCCGCCTATCGCCAGTTCTGGGAAAAGCTGCGCCGCGGCGAGTTCGATCAGGGCGAGTATCAGCGCCTCGGTAGTGGAGGCCGCGAGGTATGGATCAACGCATCGTACAACCCGGTGTTCGATGCCGACGGCAAGCCCCATAAAGTCATCAAGTTCGCCACCGACGTCACGGCCGCGCGCCAGCAGAACGCCGAATACGAGGGCAAGGTGCGCGCGGTCGACCGCGCCCAGGCTGTGATCGAATTCGACCTGTCCGGTAACATCCTGGTCGCCAACCAGAACTTTCTCGACACGCTTGGCTACCGGCTCGAAGATATCCAGGGCAAGCATCACCGGATGTTCTGCGAAGAGGCCTACACGGCCACCGCCGAATATCGCGACTTCTGGGCCAAGCTCAATCGCGGCGAATTCGATGCGGGCCGCTACAAGCGAATCGCGAAAGGCGGCCGTGCGGTCTGGATTCAAGCCACCTATAACCCGATTTTCGACGGCGGCGGCAGGCTCTACAAGGTCATCAAGTTTGCGACCGACGTGACGGCTCAGGTGGAACTGGAAGATCAGGTTCGCCGCCGCGCCGAAGAGGACCAGCGCAAGGTGGCGGCGCTGCTGCAGGTGGTCAACCAGGCCGCCGCAGGCGATCTGACCGGCACGGTCGACGTCGCCGGCAACGAGCCGATCGATCAGCTCGCCAACGGCATCAAGCGGATGATGGACGACCTGCGCAGCGTGATCGGCAAGGTAGTCGATTCGGCAGGGGGCTTCACGGCTTCGTCGCAGGACATCGCCGGGCGCGCTAACACCGTGGCGAGCGGCGCGCAGTTGCTGGGGGCGACGGTCGAGGAGATGAATGCCTCCATCGAAGAGCTGACGGCCTCGATCAATTCGATCGCCGACAATTCGCGCAGTGCCGACAACCTCGCCAAGGACACTCAGCAGGAAGCCGAGCGCGGTGCGAAGGCCGTGGCCCGCTCGATCGAGGCGATGGATCTGATCAACAAGTCGTCCGAGGACATCAGCGAGATCATCAAGGTGATCGGTGAGATTGCCAGCCAGACCAACCTGCTCGCGTTCAATGCGGCCATCGAAGCGGCGCGCGCCGGTGAACATGGTCTCGGCTTCTCGGTGGTGGCCGACGAAGTGCGCAAGCTGGCCGAGCGTTCGTCGCAGGCGACCAAGGAAATCTCGAAGCTGATCAACGAATCGGTCAAACGTGTGACCCAAGGCAGCGAAGTTTCGAAGCAGGCGGGCGAAGCGTTCGACAAGATCGTCTCCGGCGTAAGCCGCACCACTCAGGCGATTTCGGAGATTTCGTGCGGGGCGGACGAGCAGCTCATCGCCGCCCGCGAGGTCAGCGCCGCGATCCAGCAGGTCGCGGAAGAAACCGAAAAGTCCGCCGGCGCCTGCGACACGATCGCGCGTGCCAGCGCCACGCTGATGCAGGGCGCGCAAACGCTCGATGAGACCGTCACACGCTTTGTCGTCTAA
- a CDS encoding Putative transposase of IS4/5 family (manually curated), whose product MKEIQLSDEQWHCVEHLFSHFDFGRGRPRRSDREILDAVLWVQTNEAKWHRLPSRYPPQQTCYARYLAWRRNGILQKALDTLEHAGIPLC is encoded by the coding sequence ATGAAAGAAATTCAGCTTTCTGACGAGCAGTGGCATTGCGTGGAACATCTTTTCAGCCATTTCGATTTCGGGCGCGGACGCCCACGTCGGTCCGATCGCGAGATACTGGACGCCGTTCTATGGGTCCAGACAAATGAGGCGAAATGGCACCGCCTTCCTTCTCGGTATCCGCCCCAACAGACTTGCTATGCAAGATACCTTGCATGGCGACGTAACGGTATTCTTCAGAAGGCGCTGGACACGCTTGAACATGCAGGCATACCACTTTGTTGA